CGGGAACTCGGCTGGTCCCTCCTCCGTCGGGCGGGCCGGCCTCAGCGGGTCGTCTCGACCACCGCTTCAGGACGGGAGGTTCGGGATCCGCCTCGTGAGAGGAGGCCGACGAGGAGAGCGCCGCCCACGAGGATGCCGAAGGCCGCCCAGAGTGCCACGGTGTAGCCCTGCACCGTCCCGGCGCTGACGGAGTCCGTGCCGTTCCCGTGGTCCTCGAGGTACGACGTGGTGACGCTCGTCGCGATGGAGTTGAGCAGCGCGGTGCCGAACGCGGCTCCCACCTGCTGCACCGTGTTGTACGCCGCCGACGCGACACCCGCCTCGGCGGGGTCGAGCCGGACGGTCGCCGTGTTCGTCGCCGTCGCGAGCAGGCAGCCGAGACCGATGCCGGTGAGGATCATGGACGGCGTGAGGTACACCGCGAACACGTGGGAGCTGCCCACCTCCAGCTGCGTGAGGATCAGCATCCCGGCGGCGGACGACAGCAGGCTGCCCGCGATCAGGACGTCGGGGGCGGTCCGGCGGTGCAGCCTGCCGGCGATGAGCAGCGCGCCGACCGTGGTGCTCACGGCGTTCACCAGCAGCGTCATGCCCGCCTTGACCGGCGAGTAGCCGAGGATGGTCTGCGTGTAGTAGCTCACGAACAGGTAGAAGCCGAACATCGCGGCGAACATCAGGAACACGGAGACGAACGCCGTGCCACGGACTCGGTGGAACAGGATCCGCAGCGGCAGCAGCGGATGCCGCGTCCTGGCCTCCACCAGCACGAACAGGGCCAGCAGGAGCACACCGCCGATGAGCGGGGCGAGCACCGTCGGATCGCCCCAGCCGTGGGGCTCCGCGCGGGTGAAGCCGTAGACCAGAAAGACGAGGCCGGCGGCGCTGAGCAGCACCCCGGGAACGTCCAGGCCGCGCAGGTTGCC
This is a stretch of genomic DNA from Streptomyces hawaiiensis. It encodes these proteins:
- a CDS encoding MFS transporter codes for the protein MKQEVPLSPESKKRWWTLPVVSLAQLMVVLDATIVNIALPSAQETLGMTDTDRHWVITAYALAFGGLLLLGGRVCGAIGHRRAFAIGLVGFALASALGGAAGNTGTLFAARAGQGVFAALLAPAALSLLILTFTDGRERAKAFGVFAGVGAGGAALGVVAGGLLTEYATWRWCLYINIPMTAIALIGVPLVLRDRPGGNLRGLDVPGVLLSAAGLVFLVYGFTRAEPHGWGDPTVLAPLIGGVLLLALFVLVEARTRHPLLPLRILFHRVRGTAFVSVFLMFAAMFGFYLFVSYYTQTILGYSPVKAGMTLLVNAVSTTVGALLIAGRLHRRTAPDVLIAGSLLSSAAGMLILTQLEVGSSHVFAVYLTPSMILTGIGLGCLLATATNTATVRLDPAEAGVASAAYNTVQQVGAAFGTALLNSIATSVTTSYLEDHGNGTDSVSAGTVQGYTVALWAAFGILVGGALLVGLLSRGGSRTSRPEAVVETTR